The Psychromonas sp. MME1 genome window below encodes:
- a CDS encoding helix-hairpin-helix domain-containing protein, with protein MLTYPINRLLVFLLLFIFSGGISVYAADNSINKGELSSAQATTKININTASNEQLASLKGLGNKKAQAIVDYRELNGHFKSLDELTNVKGIGTGTLAKIEPFLTL; from the coding sequence ATGTTAACTTATCCAATTAATCGGCTATTAGTTTTTTTATTGCTATTTATCTTTTCAGGTGGCATTTCAGTCTATGCTGCAGATAACAGCATAAACAAAGGGGAGCTTAGCTCAGCGCAGGCTACAACAAAAATTAATATCAATACAGCGAGTAATGAACAGTTGGCAAGTTTAAAGGGGTTGGGCAATAAAAAAGCGCAGGCAATTGTTGATTATCGAGAACTAAATGGCCATTTTAAAAGCCTTGATGAATTAACTAATGTTAAAGGCATCGGGACGGGAACACTGGCCAAAATAGAACCCTTTCTTACACTATAA
- the rfaH gene encoding transcription/translation regulatory transformer protein RfaH, whose product MMAKKWFVIYCKSREEQRAVENLQQQGIDSFFPKISKEKILRGKKSIIQEALFPSYLFVFIDPKDAAFSSIRSTRGVLDFIRFGAKIAQVNIDLIEKLKNICASNNALQSLPEQFLSYGDSVEILHGPFQGLSAIFSQTDGLERSVLLLNVLNQENKISFRNSDINKLEH is encoded by the coding sequence ATGATGGCCAAGAAATGGTTTGTTATCTATTGCAAAAGTCGTGAAGAGCAACGAGCAGTAGAAAATTTACAACAACAGGGCATTGACTCTTTTTTTCCAAAAATAAGCAAAGAGAAAATACTTCGTGGCAAAAAAAGCATTATTCAAGAAGCGCTCTTTCCCTCCTACTTATTCGTATTTATTGATCCCAAAGATGCCGCGTTTAGCTCTATTCGATCCACACGAGGCGTGCTCGATTTTATCCGCTTCGGTGCGAAAATAGCACAAGTCAATATCGACTTAATCGAAAAATTAAAAAACATATGCGCATCAAACAACGCATTACAGAGCTTACCAGAGCAATTTTTATCCTATGGCGATAGTGTTGAGATATTACATGGCCCTTTTCAAGGACTATCAGCCATCTTTTCACAAACGGATGGTTTAGAACGTTCAGTATTACTTCTTAATGTACTCAATCAAGAGAATAAGATATCGTTTCGTAATAGCGACATTAATAAATTGGAACATTAA
- a CDS encoding rhomboid family intramembrane serine protease encodes MQILHEFQNLRAAQAFSDYLHSLGIANHIEDNEFIYPLLIEEQTQYDAAKMELQTFLHNPNKEKYLAASWQTGSTNQISPSLSAENSHLLANFIAHGGLLTNLIIAICIAIYALTSLGLFDPIQSSLAFFTNNHFNYWQSWRFVTPAFLHFSALHIIFNLLWWWQLAGIIEKIEGKQRLTLILFAYRYYFKFCTVPLSWPLFWWFKRRSIWVSRLLLVIWKA; translated from the coding sequence ATGCAAATATTACATGAATTTCAAAATTTACGTGCTGCACAGGCATTTTCAGACTATTTACATTCACTCGGTATTGCCAATCATATTGAGGATAATGAATTTATTTATCCTTTACTAATAGAAGAACAAACGCAATATGATGCAGCTAAAATGGAACTACAGACCTTTTTGCACAACCCCAATAAAGAGAAATATCTCGCTGCGAGTTGGCAAACAGGCTCAACCAATCAGATTTCGCCTTCGTTGTCTGCTGAAAATAGTCATTTACTGGCCAACTTTATTGCCCATGGTGGTTTACTAACGAATTTAATTATTGCCATCTGTATCGCCATTTATGCGCTAACTAGCTTAGGGCTCTTCGATCCCATTCAATCATCACTCGCTTTTTTTACCAATAATCACTTTAATTATTGGCAAAGTTGGCGATTTGTTACCCCTGCATTCCTCCATTTTAGCGCCTTGCATATTATTTTTAATCTTTTATGGTGGTGGCAGCTAGCTGGAATTATTGAAAAAATAGAAGGTAAACAACGTTTAACCTTGATTCTTTTTGCTTACCGCTATTATTTCAAATTTTGCACAGTACCACTTAGTTGGCCCCTATTTTGGTGGTTTAAGCGGCGTAGTATATGGGTTAGTCGGCTATTGTTGGTTATTTGGAAAGCTTAA